The nucleotide sequence TCCAAACAGTTAGCCATAGTTTTCCATTTTAAATTTAGTTCTCCTTTTGGTGTCACTTATGTCCTTTATCTGTGTGTCCAGACAGTGGAGGCCTTCCAGCGAGGAGTGTCTCTCTCACTGGTTCCCAGGACTCGATACAGTAAGTTTTTTGATTTTTTGCTAATTGGCTTattatcaatttattttgtaaaaaaaaaagtcagactTGGAGGGAGGATAAGAACATGTAATTTTTCTTACTTTTGATGAAGCTCTAAGCCCCATTCTATCCTGTCATTTTTAACTGGTTATCTATAATGACCCATTGCCTCATTATATTACGTGATGTATTGTTACATCAGCTTGATGTTGTAAAATGTATGTGGAGTAACTGCTCAAATCTTCTCTGGCTAGGAAAGCTAGGGTGCTGTTGGATGAGATAGTGTCACGAGGGAGGGGCACACCCCCTTCTTCTTATCACGAGTCTACCAATGGGCAGAATGGCACTGTTCATGAGATGATGATTCCAGCTGGCAAGGCCGGCCTTGTCATTGGCAAGGGAGGAGAGACTATCAAACAGCTACAGGTACATTTCATGGCTCCGCCTTAGCATTTTAGGAAACTGTAATTATCTTGGCCTCTGTGTACCCAATATTGCAGTGTAGCTTGTTTTTTGAAAAAGGTTTATAAATAAAGTCAGACAAAATAATCCAGTAGTATCAGTAAAGGCCTATAAAagtccgtctgtctgtgtgacacCCCAGGAGCGTGCAGGAGTAAAGATGATCCTGATCCAGGATGCCTCTCAGGGACCTAATGTTGACAAACCCCTGCGTATTATTGGAGATCCATACAAAGTCCAGGTAAAACAATTAAATCATCTTACAAAGTTCAAAATAAATGGAATTTGCTATGTAATATAATTCTCATATTTATCCTTTTCAGCAAGCTCAGGAAATGGTGGAGGAGATTCTAAGGGAGAGAGATCACGCCGGCTTCAGTGAACGAAATGACTTCAGCTCCCGAATGGGAGGTGGCAtggatgtcagtgtgtgtgtgtgtgtgtgtgtgtgtgtgtgtgtgtgtgtgtgtgtgtgtgtgtgtgtgtgtgtgtgtgtgtgtgtgtgtgtgtgtgtgtgtgtgtgtgtgtgtgtgtgtgtgtgtgtgtgtgtgtgtgtgtgagattagaAATGAAATCAGTTGCCACTGAATCAAATCTAAgtttatactgtaaatatttatattttaaactcAGATCCCAGTACCGCGACACTCAGTCGGTGTTGTCATTGGACGCAACGGAGAAATGATCAAGAAAATCCAGAATGATGCTGGAGTTCGGATACAGTTCAAACAAGGTTGGATCCTCTGATGATAATGGGTGAAATTATGTTTGTTAAAAATCCACATTATAGtgatataacatttaaaaaatgttggatGCATTTTTGACCACTTGGAacaagtcaaatatttttttgtcagttcaGCTCGACAGACTGTCGcattaattgttttaattaatgtaaaaaaaaaaaaaaacaacagctaatGCAGACTTAAATCCTTCTCTCAGACGATGGGACAGGTCCAGATAAGATTGCACACATCAGTGGGCCTCCTGACTGCTGCGAACATGCCGCCCAGATCATCAACGACCTGTTGCAGAGCATCAGGGTCAGGGAGGAGGGACAGGGGGTATGGAtcactctttcacacacacatgtctcgCTCTAAAACAAACTAATGGTCCTAACTGGACTCTTTTAAGCTTTTGAACTAAAGCAGAAACACACTTTAACTTTCTTAACTATCCCCAAACTATATCTTATTTGTGTCATTCAGTATAATTATGTACATTCCTAGAGAGAACATTTTGAATAATGAGGCCTTCTCCTCCATCCACAGGGTCCCCCTGGTCCTCCAGGCATGCCTGCAGGCAACAGGGGCAGAGGTGGCGGACAAGGCGGCTGGGGTCCCCCAGGAGGGGAAGTGACCTTCTCTATTCCTGCCCACAAGTGTGGGCTAGTGATTGGCCGGGGAGGAGAGAATGTCAAGTCCATCAACCAGCAGACAGGGGCATTTGTGGAAATCTCACGACAGCCTCCCCCCAACGGAGACCCCAACTTCAAGCTGTTCATCATCAGGGGCTCACCGCTGCAGATCGACCACGCCAAGCAGCTCATTGAGGAAAAGATTGAAGTACATACCTTAAATCCTTTTGTGTGTACTTTTTGAATGAGAAGCCATTATGATGCATGGGCATGTATCTTCATATGATTTGTGACTATGTCGTGTCCCCCAGGGTCCTTTGTGTCCTGCTGGTCCAGTGGGTCCCTACAACCCCAACCCATACAACCCTGGACCGCCTGGGGCCCCTGGACCACCACAGTAAGTGTAGCTTTAACTTGTGTGTATCATTAGCTCTGAGCAGCAGACCTTTTAGAGCATCtatgttaataataaaacatgttctCCTCAGTGGTGGTCCTCCAGGTCCTCACCAGTACAGTCCTCAGGGCTGGAGCAACACCTACCAGCAGTGGCAGCCCCAGGCATCCCACGACCCCAGTGAGTCCCCTTTGAATTCACTGCCCTTCCTGAGTTTCCAGGggttatcatttatttttacccATCTTAGCACATTAAACTTATCACCCCCAACACAATATTTTCACCctaggtcttttttttatttttttatcccTCCTAGTCCTTTCTGATGAGTAATCTTTTTTTCGAAAACTGAGAAAGGTGGAAAGGATGGAAAGGATGGAAAATGTTGTGTTGAGATGCAGTTTCTGTACTTAAAGCAGTTCTGGCTaacactgtctctgttttcccCCTGGTCTCCAAGCCCGGTCTCCAGGCCAGTAGCAGGGGCTCACCCTCACCCTATGAGGacctcaccccctccaccctGCGTCTTTTCTAGGCAAGGCAGCAGGCAATGACCCTAACGCAGCCTGGGCGGCCTACTATGCTCAGTACTACCAGCAGCCGTCAGGGGCTGTGCCGACCCAGTACCCTGCAAACCCAACTGGAGGAGCCCAAACATCAGCCGACCAGACCCAGCCCGCACAGACTCCAGGGGGGCAGCCAGACTACACCAAGGCCTGGGAGGAGTACTACAAGAAGATGGGTGAGACATTTTAATTAGCACTTAAATAtctacattttttatatatttattcatacattttatatttgctgCACActcaaaatgtaaacatttttaaattatattatttatgtatcttGCTTATTTATCTGGTGTCTGGTGTGGATGTGggacacatttttgtttattccaCAGGTGAACTGTTTTTAGTTCTGCATGATAAACTTAGAATGAGCTTTGTTGTGAGCTGGGTTTCCTATGTGTTTCATCCACAGCCCAGACAGGTGGCTCCGTCCCTGGGTCTGCAGCCGCAGCTCCAGGAGCAGCAGGGGCAGCAGCCTCCACAACGGGAGGTCAGCCGGACTATAGCGCAGCCTGGGCCGAGTACTACAGGCAGCAGGCTGCGTACTATGGACCGATAGGACAGACTCCTGGGCAGCCAGCCCCTCCCCAGCAAGGACAGGTTGGTACAGAGGCTGCAGCAAGGTTTTCAATATGTTTCTTTAGTGTCATCAgagatttcatttttaaaagtcattCACTTTGCAATATGTTGTAAGAAGCTGAACTTTCCATGGTTTCAACCGTTTTAGACGCAGTGAGAGTTCATAGCAGAAAGTCTCAACCTGGAGAGAATCAAGAAGACAGGATGAGGAGGACAACCCCGAACTTTGAGCCAAGATCTATGCtgttaagttttattttgttttcattttttatttgttccaaGTGAAAGTCCAAATCCTGCCCACCACCAAACATCACttgctttttaataaaaatgtgaacCGAGCAGACGTTCTCGTGCTTTGCTCCTGAGGGAAGGGATAAGACTGATGATGCCATCACGGCAGGGACACgcagctttttaaaacctctacatacatttacatatgCCATTATAAACAATGGAAGCCTTGAAACACCAATACATCCGTCTCATATATCTTTTATTATCATCCTTAAGAAAACTAAGTCTCATTTTAAGCCCCTAATCTTTATATATCAGTGGTATATTTACTGAAATGCACAGAGCTATTACAACTCCAATCACCTTGTGTATTTGGTAAAGTAAGAAATCACTGAAATCCTTTTTAAAGCTAATTTGTTTGCTTATTGttgtgatttagtttttcttattCAGTTTCCTAACAATATTTTTTGTACTGAGTAAAAACTGAATTCTACAATGTTATTTTGTGCTTGTGGgatgaataataatgattatagaAATCAGGATTTAAgaggttttactttgaagactgTTGGACTAAATACTATGTGCTCAAAGATTGTAGAAGGTTTCTTTAATTACTTTTGGTTGAAGGAAAGAACAATCTTAAGGTAATGCTTAATTTTTGCTTTGGATGAAAATATGTTTGGGTCATTTTGCCATTTTTGCTTCCCTCTGttcattttgtagtttttatgcACCTTTACTTCATCTTCAAATATCCATTTAGGGttagaaacaaaaaaatgccGGCTTACTGTGGATGGAGGGCCAAGATgctaagaaaaaaagatttacaacttgctcagctttgtgttttatattactTGGAGAACTCTAGAGATTGTCAGGCCTTTTAAAGCCAACATATGCTTATGGTGGGTTTTCACCTTGAAGCAACTGCATATGTCTTTTTCATGTAGTGATGCAGAGGTTCTGTCGCCCTCTGTAGGTCTACAATGGGAATATTTTGCATATGGCAACATTGAAACCATCCACTTGAGGCTGCATGTTATTGCTTTGAActgtttgtttagtttgaaGAATGTCAATGAGAATCTGATGATTGTTTAGCACACAGCTGTCGTTTGTGTGCAAAATAACAACATTTTGTCTTCCAGTTTGTCCCATTTCAAGTTATAttacatatgtacatatattCAGCAATAGAAAAAAGCTGTTGAATTTGACTGTCGGTATCAGGTATGATTCTTGTACTCTGATCGCCTCCCTCTGGGCaacagtgttgatattgttaATAAATGACCACCAGCAGCAATACTCTGAATTAAAATGGGGCATATGTCAAttactttaaatgtgtgaacattttcttttgtcttgttgTATTCATCCTGCTTGCACGTCAGCAGATTCTATAAAACGAATGCAAAGATGATGAAAGCGTCTTtgttcacacaaaaaaagataCCAAAGATCAtccatctttttaaaaagggtAACTGAACTACTCAATAGAATCACAAAACaacattgtgtattttttactttattatatcaactttgatctgtttttctgacaaatttCCCAATttgcatgaaaacacaattgATTTGTTAGTAACTCCAGGACAAGCAAGCTGATGGTTATTTCATAAAGCTGACTGAAGGTTTTGTGGCATCTGTCCCACTGTCACTCTTGAAGCAGAAGCTGCCACAGAcaagtgtgtgacagtgtgagtgAGAACAATCCAGGAAGTCATGATGTGTTTTACACAGTAAAGAAGAAGCGGGTGGCCGCTGTGCGTCAGAAACCATGCCAGTCTCATCTTTCAGCCAGATTACAACACCGTGATGTATGTTGAGACTtgacagtgagaaaaaaaaaattgacagCAGGGGACGCAAGTGCAATTTTAAAAATTCTTTAATTTAtatctttaaaattaaaaacatctgaATTGCATTCTACCACCTCCAAAGGCACAGTCATACTTAGAGCAGACCAAATTCATAAAACACTGCCACtgaacatcttttttttctcagtttgttttgtacATTAGAAACAATAAACTATAAAAAGAAACGACTAAACATTTGTCTTACAGGGTAAACAATGGCCATTCTAAATGCTGTTCCTTAAAAGACTGGAGTGATATGTACTGTACTGCTGTGGTAGCATTAGACTCCATGTGAGGATGATGTGCTGGTTTGAGGCTGGCGTAGCCTGTAAAAGATGTGCACTGCAGCAATTTCAAGATGTGTGTATTTCAAATcaggaaaaatgaaatgtttgcaaCAACCAATCTCGATGAGCAGTGTTTAAGAACATGGATGTTTGAAGCAAAACAAAGCCATTGGCGGGAGGGCAGAATCGCAGAGGGAGATGAGCCTCAGTGGAGGACTGTGCAGGGAGAGCAAACAGATATTTCCCCTCGCCAAATTCTTAGAACCACACTGAGCATAGTGAGAAAACTGACATATGCACTCCATCGAAAGAAACACGGAAATGATATTGAAAAAAGATGAACTCTCTCTGAGCTTTAAAGACAACAATCAATGTGTGCAAAGAGGCAGGGTTTGTGGAAAAGTCATAAAGGTGTGAGACAGGATCGCTAACTGAACGTACAACCACAAATCAATAAAGCACACAAAGGCTGATTACAATGTGTGACAACACAGCACCATACACGGCACGAGAGGTTCACTTAGTGACAACATAATTCAAAATAGTGGATAAATATACAGTAGAATATAAGTATATCACCGTTCTTACTCAGGCACAGTCCTCCttaagacaaagagagaaaattcaTAAATTACACGATCTGGGATCAAAGTAAACAGGTTTGGCACACGTGGAAAAATGCATCAAAATAAGGCAAGAACATGatatttcaaagaaaaatgAGGCAACACAGGAACTTAGTAGATGAACAGGAATGAAGCACTTTAAATATATGACACATACAGTACCTCTCTTGAGGAACAAGAGGTTCAATAAAAGAGAAAGGATTTTTTTTGCAGCAACTAATGAGAGCCCCTATTCCACAGCCATAGTTTTATCTTTACAAGTGTGTGTAGCAGCCGTGACAGGCACTCCAAGAACACgacaatgttttctttacaggcaaataaaatcaaacagagAATCTACACGTCTCCCAAATCAAGAACATTTGAAAGCCTTAGAAAATATCTACAGAGGAAACCAGTCGACACTGGCGTGACTCACAATCACACtatcagacacagaaacacacacacacaaaagcaataATCAGTCAGCCTCCAGATGTCACAGCAGAGGGGTGTGACccctcacactgacacacataatCCCAACCACCTTTTCTTTTACAAATGTGGTTTTTCTTTGAATGAATTAGTAACTAAATTCAGCAACCTCTGACTGTAAAAGGTCCCCACCCACACCCTCTAGAATTtacttttacaaacacacacacacacacacacacacacacacacacacacacacacacacacacacacacacacacacatcacagtaTTTTCAAGATCACTTTGATACGGCAGTGACGGTTTCAGGAGGATCCAGAGTGAGCAGATGTTTCTCAGCAAGGCTACAGGTTGAAATACAATGAGGAAAGAAATAACACGCCTGGCTTTGAGTTAATCTTTCAGAAATTGGTACGACTGAGGGTGAAAATACTTGTTATTCTTTGCATTGAGTCTGGTTTTTGAAACCACATCCTGTTGCAGAGCCATGATTTTGTAATGAATTAATGGTGCCAACAGGTAGTCGTGCCattcaggcagcagcagctactGAATAAGCGTGGTttgattgtgcgtgtgtgtgagtgtttgtgtgtgtaaacaagTGGGACAGTTACAGTATGCAGCGAGggtgtgcacacacatttacaagatCTATATACATGTGTCAAGTGTATAAATTAGTGTTCTTTGTACAtttaagtgtctgtgtgtgtgtgtatgattaaTATAATCAGCCCACATCTAGCAGTGTTACTCTGTGGTTAGTTTTCAGCTGATCCGGTGGTGAAGAGGACTCTCTGGTCAGTTCTGGCCAGCTTAGCAGGCGGCTCCAGAGACTCCTCTCCAAGCACGACCCCATCTGAGGGAAGGGACAGCTCCTGACCTTCCTcgtcactctcctcctcctcctcctcttcctcttctggcATAGACATGGGTAAAGCAGCTGGTTAGAAAAAATGCTTGGAACGTGATCATAGTACATCCGAGATACAGTGAAGAGTGGAAGTACCTTTGTCAGGATCCAGCTGGTTTAGACCCCGACCTAAACTGGCAAACTATAAGTAAAAATTGAATTTGTTAGTATGgcttacattttttatttcagttgtgtgtctttgtgtgtgtgatggtacCTCTCCCATGACAGCGATGGGCGTTTCTCCTTTAGCCTGGGCCACTCTGTGCTCTATCAGGTAGTACATGTACTCATCGTAGAGCAGGCGGATCAAGTGAAAGGAACCGAAACTTGCTGCACTCCGCAGGGTCAAGTCCCTTATTACCATGGAACTGGAGAGCAGAGACGATGGGAATGAAGGGAATGAAGGAACTACACATATATTCTCTCACCAAAAACAGGAAGTACTTCTAAGTGTTTCACTTTGACAAAGTTTAGAAAATAAAGAACGACCTCCACCGATTTCAATGTTGAATTTCACTCATTTACTTCAAATCCCTTATTTTAGATAAAAATGTGCAGCTAAACTGATGCAAAGAATTATCTTGGCTATTTTATTAGcagggctgcaactaacaacTGTTCACACTATATATTAATCTACCATTATGTTATGTCTatgaaatataagaaaaaatggcagaaaaaacatttaaccttTCCCATTGTGATGTCTTCAATACCTTGGATAATGTATTAATGGTCTCATAAACTTTCTGGCCCTAAAATTGAAATTCCAAAATCTGCTTTCCCATCACACCTGTAAAAGGACCACTTGAGCAGGAAGAGCTTAGCAGCCTTAGGGAAGGTGGAGCTGTGCTGGTAGGGCTTTAGGACCTGGGAAACCACACCATCCAGCCACGCAGCCCACTGCTCCAGGGAGTTCTGCTGCTGAAGGGTCAGCTTGAAATCCTGCTCCAGCCGCTGGACAACACGGTCTTCACACCGGCACACCCACGAAGCCTGCTCCTGCAAATGGCGGACAGGACGGGTCAGTGTGTCAGTATGCGGCTGTCACATGTGCTATTAGTTGCATCGGTAAAGGGTGCAGGGTCTGCTGGATGACTTAATGCTTAAAAAGGGTACACTTTAAACAGAAGAGGGAGGGCAAAGCTATAAAGAGTTACATGTTACCAGCTAACACgacagaaggaaagagaaagagcgtTTCTGAGAAATGACACAGAAAGCTTGTTTGACATT is from Paralichthys olivaceus isolate ysfri-2021 chromosome 5, ASM2471397v2, whole genome shotgun sequence and encodes:
- the LOC109639450 gene encoding far upstream element-binding protein 2 isoform X1, with protein sequence MSEYSTAPPPGPGSGAPLGGQAALGNGAAGIKKDAFADAVQRARQIAAKIGGDAGPPVNNNAASDGFPFTAPKRQLEDADEPESKKLAAQSDLDSAKALSIGAQLAALAQQRPASTTEEYNVPDSMVGLIIGRGGEQINKIQQESGCKVQIAPDSGGLPARSVSLTGSQDSIQKARVLLDEIVSRGRGTPPSSYHESTNGQNGTVHEMMIPAGKAGLVIGKGGETIKQLQERAGVKMILIQDASQGPNVDKPLRIIGDPYKVQQAQEMVEEILRERDHAGFSERNDFSSRMGGGMDIPVPRHSVGVVIGRNGEMIKKIQNDAGVRIQFKQDDGTGPDKIAHISGPPDCCEHAAQIINDLLQSIRVREEGQGGPPGPPGMPAGNRGRGGGQGGWGPPGGEVTFSIPAHKCGLVIGRGGENVKSINQQTGAFVEISRQPPPNGDPNFKLFIIRGSPLQIDHAKQLIEEKIEGPLCPAGPVGPYNPNPYNPGPPGAPGPPHGGPPGPHQYSPQGWSNTYQQWQPQASHDPSKAAGNDPNAAWAAYYAQYYQQPSGAVPTQYPANPTGGAQTSADQTQPAQTPGGQPDYTKAWEEYYKKMAQTGGSVPGSAAAAPGAAGAAASTTGGQPDYSAAWAEYYRQQAAYYGPIGQTPGQPAPPQQGQTQ
- the LOC109639450 gene encoding far upstream element-binding protein 2 isoform X2; its protein translation is MSEYSTAPPPGPGSGAPLGGQAALGNGAAGIKKDAFADAVQRARQIAAKIGGDAGPPVNNNAASDGFPFTAPKRQLEDADEPESKKLAAQSDLDSAKALSIGAQLAALAQQRPASTTEEYNVPDSMVGLIIGRGGEQINKIQQESGCKVQIAPDSGGLPARSVSLTGSQDSIQKARVLLDEIVSRGRGTPPSSYHESTNGQNGTVHEMMIPAGKAGLVIGKGGETIKQLQERAGVKMILIQDASQGPNVDKPLRIIGDPYKVQQAQEMVEEILRERDHAGFSERNDFSSRMIPVPRHSVGVVIGRNGEMIKKIQNDAGVRIQFKQDDGTGPDKIAHISGPPDCCEHAAQIINDLLQSIRVREEGQGGPPGPPGMPAGNRGRGGGQGGWGPPGGEVTFSIPAHKCGLVIGRGGENVKSINQQTGAFVEISRQPPPNGDPNFKLFIIRGSPLQIDHAKQLIEEKIEGPLCPAGPVGPYNPNPYNPGPPGAPGPPHGGPPGPHQYSPQGWSNTYQQWQPQASHDPSKAAGNDPNAAWAAYYAQYYQQPSGAVPTQYPANPTGGAQTSADQTQPAQTPGGQPDYTKAWEEYYKKMAQTGGSVPGSAAAAPGAAGAAASTTGGQPDYSAAWAEYYRQQAAYYGPIGQTPGQPAPPQQGQTQ